The window CTGGAGGCGAAGACGAAGACGCACACCACCCATGGGTTCGCCGAGGTCCGGCGTGCCCAGGAGGGCGAGCGTGCCGACACGCTGCGAGCCGCGGTGCAGGAGCTGCTGGGCCAGCTCCCGCCGGGCAACGTGGACCAGATTGTCATCGCCCTGCCCGGCCCCGCGCTCACCACGCACTCGCTGAGCCTGCCGTTCTCCGACGCCAGGCGCATCGAGGCGACGCTGCCCTTCGAGGTCGGCAGCCAGCTTCCCTTCGACATCTCCGACGTCGTCTATGACTACCAGGTCGTGGGCCTGAAGGACGGCGAAGGCAAGGAGAAGGCCAGCGACCTGCTGGTGGGCGTGGTGCGCAAGGAAGAGCTGGCGGAGCTGCTGGCGCTGCTGTCCGAGCTGAAGGTGGACCCGCGCATCGTCACGCACCCGGGCCTGACCTACCAGAACCTGTTCCAGCAGCACCCGGGCCTCTTCCAAGGAACGGGTGAAGGTGGCGCGGTGGCGGTGGTAGACATCGGCCACGAGCGCACCTCCGTGTCGGTGGGCAAGCCCGGTGAGGGCGTCCAGTTCGCGCGCACCTTCTCCGGCGGCGGCAAGGACTTGAGCAAGGCGCTGGCGACGGAGTTCCAGACGTCGCTGGCGGAGGCGCACCACTGGAAGGAGCAGCACGGCGCGGTGGCCAGCGCGGCCCAGGGCCCGGACGCGGAGCGCGCGGCGGCGGCCTTCGTGCGCGGCCTGCAGCCGATGCTGCGCGAGCTGCGCCCCACTCTCAAGGCCTTCACGGCCCGCACCCGTCAGCAGGTGGGCGCGGTGGTGCTGTGCGGTGGCACCGCGAAGCTGCCGGGTATCGCCGAGCAACTCTCCCGGGACTTGAATCTGCCGGTGCGGGTGCTGGCGCTGCCCGCGGACGCGAAGGCGATTCCCGCGGCGGAGCAGCCCGTGGCGGCCCAGGCGTATTCGCTGTCCCTGCGCGGCAACGCGGCGGGCGTGCGCGCGCCGCGCTTCAACCTGCGCCGGGGCGAGTTCGCCTTCAAGGGCGACTTCGACTACATGAAGGACAAGCTGGGGCTCCTGGCGTCCTTCGCGGCCACGCTCATCCTGCTGCTCATCGCGTTCGGCGTGGTGCGCAACTCCGTGCTGGCGCGGCGCGAGGCGCAGGTGGACGCCGTGCTGTGTGACACCACCCAGCGAATCCTGGGCCGGTGCGAGAAGGACTACAACCGCGCGCTCAACATGCTCGCGGGCGTGGAGAGCCCGGCGGCGGCGCTGCCCCGGCTGACGGCGGTCAACCTCCTGGCGGAGGTGACGGGGCGCGTTCCGGACGACATGCCGGTGAAGTTCACCCGCATCCAGATCGACCTGA is drawn from Myxococcus xanthus and contains these coding sequences:
- the pilM gene encoding pilus assembly protein PilM → MARILGLDLGSHAVKGVVLEAKTKTHTTHGFAEVRRAQEGERADTLRAAVQELLGQLPPGNVDQIVIALPGPALTTHSLSLPFSDARRIEATLPFEVGSQLPFDISDVVYDYQVVGLKDGEGKEKASDLLVGVVRKEELAELLALLSELKVDPRIVTHPGLTYQNLFQQHPGLFQGTGEGGAVAVVDIGHERTSVSVGKPGEGVQFARTFSGGGKDLSKALATEFQTSLAEAHHWKEQHGAVASAAQGPDAERAAAAFVRGLQPMLRELRPTLKAFTARTRQQVGAVVLCGGTAKLPGIAEQLSRDLNLPVRVLALPADAKAIPAAEQPVAAQAYSLSLRGNAAGVRAPRFNLRRGEFAFKGDFDYMKDKLGLLASFAATLILLLIAFGVVRNSVLARREAQVDAVLCDTTQRILGRCEKDYNRALNMLAGVESPAAALPRLTAVNLLAEVTGRVPDDMPVKFTRIQIDLSRVILEGETDSSKQIDTLSNAIKNHDCFKDVRQGKVEKTRDGSKMSFRLDVQVQCPGEQGGES